In Methylobacterium aquaticum, the following are encoded in one genomic region:
- a CDS encoding methyl-accepting chemotaxis protein, whose translation MTIKKSLSGRLMVIAGSAIGLTLVGFVGISGWVAAERTNDQILQLAAEKAAVATAQTSVRIVDAVSAGTALTGTLSGLMGSGTVRKADTVATLESLLRHYPDLFGAWMSDTTDKRAAPYFSGTGFENAAGLFTPYWTKKDDGTLAFSTFPVDPAQAWYREPIASGKSLLVEPYVTSQGQLVTSVSAPLKVGTQVVGVGGVDIRLSWLAEAFAAMRPFDGGRVLMLSNAGKWIVPPQPDLLMKDYDGVGAADIRAALADRRPRILRGSPDGSVRLVYPFTQPGMNTTWSLVMDVPAAAFSHPITLRVAETAAAGFIVLLVLLGVLFLAARRLIRRPLERCLTTIEALIERRYDVAITDTQRGDEIGRVNQALEVFRDKAHQADLLMSESESEQRRRLERAARVDRLVRDFQDGIAGALGIVTSAATELDATARAMTQVADSTNGQALASSAAAEETAVNVQTVAAAAEEMVSSLQEIERQVLRSNDVASHAARDAEATGATMAGLSHAAEQIGAAVTTIASIASQTNLLALNATIEAARAGEAGRGFAVVAAEVKELASQTSRATDEISGQIAAIQGATGQAAEAIRQVNRTIAGMSEISAAIAATVTEQTAATSEISRNAGEAAHGTRDVSENVARVLASAGETGSAASQVLTAAAELASQSLQVKRQVDDFLRDIQAA comes from the coding sequence ATGACGATCAAGAAGAGTTTATCCGGCAGGCTGATGGTGATCGCCGGATCGGCGATTGGCCTGACCCTCGTCGGCTTCGTCGGCATCTCCGGATGGGTGGCCGCGGAACGGACCAACGACCAGATCCTGCAACTCGCCGCCGAGAAGGCCGCCGTCGCGACGGCGCAGACCTCGGTCAGGATCGTCGATGCCGTCTCGGCCGGCACCGCCCTGACGGGCACGCTGTCGGGACTCATGGGCAGCGGCACCGTCCGCAAGGCCGATACCGTCGCAACGCTCGAATCGCTGCTGCGGCACTATCCCGACCTGTTCGGCGCCTGGATGTCCGACACCACGGACAAGCGCGCTGCGCCTTACTTCAGCGGAACCGGCTTCGAGAACGCCGCCGGCCTCTTCACGCCCTACTGGACGAAGAAGGACGACGGCACCCTCGCCTTCTCGACCTTCCCCGTCGATCCGGCGCAGGCCTGGTACCGCGAACCGATCGCGTCCGGCAAAAGTCTCCTCGTCGAGCCCTACGTGACCAGCCAGGGGCAGCTCGTCACCTCGGTCTCGGCGCCGCTCAAGGTCGGGACCCAGGTGGTGGGCGTCGGCGGCGTCGACATCCGGCTGAGCTGGCTCGCGGAGGCCTTCGCGGCGATGCGCCCGTTCGACGGCGGGCGCGTCCTGATGCTGTCGAATGCCGGCAAGTGGATCGTTCCCCCGCAGCCCGACCTCCTGATGAAGGACTACGACGGCGTCGGCGCAGCCGACATCAGGGCCGCCCTGGCCGACAGGCGGCCGCGCATCCTGCGCGGCAGCCCGGACGGCTCGGTCCGCCTCGTCTACCCGTTCACGCAGCCCGGCATGAACACGACCTGGTCGCTGGTCATGGACGTGCCGGCCGCCGCCTTCTCGCACCCGATCACCCTGCGCGTCGCCGAGACGGCGGCGGCCGGGTTCATCGTCCTCCTCGTCCTCCTCGGCGTCCTGTTCCTGGCGGCGCGCCGCCTGATCCGCCGCCCCCTGGAACGCTGCCTGACGACGATCGAGGCCCTGATCGAGCGCCGCTACGACGTGGCGATCACCGACACCCAGCGCGGCGACGAGATCGGCCGGGTCAACCAGGCGCTCGAGGTGTTCCGCGACAAGGCGCACCAGGCCGACCTCCTGATGAGCGAGAGCGAGAGCGAACAACGCCGCCGCCTGGAGCGGGCGGCCCGGGTCGACCGGCTCGTCCGCGACTTCCAGGACGGCATCGCCGGGGCGCTCGGCATCGTCACCTCCGCGGCGACGGAACTCGACGCCACCGCCCGGGCGATGACCCAGGTGGCGGATTCCACCAACGGCCAGGCCCTGGCCTCGAGCGCGGCGGCCGAGGAGACGGCGGTCAACGTCCAGACCGTCGCGGCGGCGGCCGAGGAGATGGTCTCCTCCCTCCAGGAGATCGAGCGGCAGGTCCTGCGCTCCAACGACGTGGCGTCCCATGCGGCCCGGGACGCCGAGGCGACCGGGGCCACGATGGCGGGCCTGAGTCACGCAGCCGAGCAGATTGGCGCCGCCGTCACCACCATCGCGTCGATCGCCAGCCAGACCAACCTGCTGGCGCTGAACGCCACGATCGAGGCGGCCCGCGCCGGCGAGGCGGGCCGCGGCTTCGCGGTGGTCGCGGCCGAGGTCAAGGAACTGGCCAGCCAGACGTCACGGGCCACCGACGAGATCAGCGGCCAGATCGCGGCGATCCAGGGCGCCACCGGCCAGGCGGCGGAGGCGATCCGGCAGGTCAACCGCACCATCGCCGGGATGAGCGAGATCAGCGCGGCCATCGCCGCGACGGTCACCGAGCAGACTGCCGCCACCAGCGAGATTTCGCGCAATGCCGGCGAGGCGGCGCACGGCACGCGGGACGTGTCGGAGAACGTCGCCCGGGTCCTGGCCTCGGCCGGGGAGACCGGCAGCGCCGCCTCCCAGGTGCTGACCGCCGCGGCGGAGCTGGCCAGCCAGTCGCTCCAGGTCAAGCGGCAGGTCGACGACTTCCTGCGCGACATCCAGGCGGCGTGA